TTCAGTTCTGCTGGTTGTATACGCTTATTTTTACCTGCGTTCGGGGCGGCTTAATCTGCTTTCTATGGATGAGTATTCAGCTGAGACAGCCGGTGTGAATGTGCGTGTAGAGCGAATGTTTGCATTTGTTCTTTCTACCCTTCTGGTGGCTGTGGCAGTTAGTTTCAGCGGTCTTATCGGTTTTGTGGGGCTTATCGTGCCGCATGTAGCTCGGAGCTTTTTCGGCTCTGATATGAGGACAAATATCTACTATTCAACCATTTTCGGCGGACTGCTTCTGGTGGTGTCGGACGCTGTGGCGAGAACTGTTATCCCTGGCGGGACAGAGCTTCCTGTGGGGATAATAACAGCTATTCTGGGCGGTTTTTTCTTCCTTTATATGTTGAAAAGACGCAGAGGGCAGGTGTGGGCATGATACGCACTGGAAGCATAGATTATAAAAGAGGCGGGTTTCACCTGAGCCTCGATTCGTTTGAGATAAGACGTGGCGAGAAAGTAGCACTTCTTGGTGAGAACGGCTCCGGAAAAAGCACTCTGATGCACCTCATGGTTGGTGTTCTCGGCAGTGCAGATGTGTATTATATGGAGAATTCCATCAAAAGCATGGGTTATGCAGAGCGGGCAAGAATACTGTCATTTTTACCTCAGATACCCGAGGTGTCGTTCCCTTTTACTGTTTTTGAAGTTGTGCGGTTCGGACGATTTACAGATGCGCGCAAAGCGGATGCTTCAACTGAGACAAGCCTTAAAATGGCAGACATGTACCACCTGAAAGACAGACCGTTCAGCGAGCTGTCCGGCGGTGAGAAGAGGCGGGCAATGCTCGCCAGAGTGATAAATCAGGATACCCCTGTTCAGTTCTTTGACGAACCTGTTTCCATGCTGGACATAAGGCACAGCCTTTCCATGCTGGAGCTCATGATAGATAGTGAAAAAACTGTAATTACATCCATCCACGACGTAAACCTTGCCCTCGAATACTTCGACAGGCTGATGTTTCTGAAGGATGGAAAAATGCTGTACGATGTCTCCAGGGCAGATGTCACAGCAAAGATGATATCCGAGGTGTTTGATGTTAAGGTTGGTACTGCTGCTGGTCGTTACAGCTTTTACCTTTAGTGCTTTTGCCGCAGAGAGAGTGGTGCTTCTGGCACCTGCTGCTGCGGATATTATGGAAAAGCTAGGCTGCGGTGAATATATCGTAGGAAAGACAAAGAGTGTGGAAGAATTCCCAGATGCTGTGAAAGTTGGGAGCCATATCCGTCCTAATCTGGAGCTGATAATATCTCTCAGCCCTGATCTGATAATAATTCCTTCTAATAGATTTTTTACAGAAAAGATGGTGCAGGACGCTGGTGTCCCTGTCGCTGAATACAATCCTTCAACTCTGGAAGATATCCTGAAAGATATTGATAAGCTGGGCAGGCTGATGGGAAAAGAGGCA
This window of the Denitrovibrio acetiphilus DSM 12809 genome carries:
- a CDS encoding ABC transporter ATP-binding protein — protein: MIRTGSIDYKRGGFHLSLDSFEIRRGEKVALLGENGSGKSTLMHLMVGVLGSADVYYMENSIKSMGYAERARILSFLPQIPEVSFPFTVFEVVRFGRFTDARKADASTETSLKMADMYHLKDRPFSELSGGEKRRAMLARVINQDTPVQFFDEPVSMLDIRHSLSMLELMIDSEKTVITSIHDVNLALEYFDRLMFLKDGKMLYDVSRADVTAKMISEVFDVKVGTAAGRYSFYL